A single Corynebacterium stationis DNA region contains:
- the hrpB gene encoding ATP-dependent helicase HrpB: MSSAFNLSAIGQGLPVANDIDRLPQLIAQTGRLVVQAPPGTGKTTLVPPALANHFGKVLVTAPRRVAVRAAARRLAQLDGSRIGDKVGFSIRGEHHPGTHVEFMTPGVLLRRLLTDPELTGVNAVAIDEVHERQLDTDLVLAMLLELAELRDDLSIVAMSATLDAQHFANLMNASVLDTPAVTYPLDTHYAPHPGRAGCTREFLTHLATQAQLARETTGHSVLVFVPGVREVEQVCMQIPGALPLHGRLSSTEQDQALRPSDTPRIVVSTSIAESSLTVPGVRAVIDSGLSRVPRRDAARGMTGLVTISAAQSTVDQRAGRAGREGPGTVIRAYSQSDYQHAAAHITPEIATSDLTEAALLIAAWGGGADFPLPDKPPHNAWMQAQQALTDIGAVQDGTITALGTRLSKLPLHPRLGRALLECGPQAAETIAVLSDSPSGNIATAQPPQREVKRLRSLVKGSTSSGSKDPGVITGLAFPQRIAKKVSDSDYLLASGTRAWLPPEYNALRASEWLSIAEVSVSKTGAGKAGSVIRAAATISERDALDIIGVEETLTATFTGGKLQGRAIKRSGAIELSSTPVKVPPEQASAALADGIRTEGLSLFTFSGKAQSLRERLNFLHAQLGEPWPDVESSDPEYWLGPELDAMAHGASPKEIDMYQALQRLMPWPEANSLEDLAPARLSVPSGSHPRIDYSTGRPVARMKLQECFGLSESPECAGVRVQFHLLSPAGRPLAVTDDLKSFWSGPYAGVRADMRGRYPKHPWPEDPWTAQATARTKNRM; encoded by the coding sequence ATGTCTTCTGCTTTTAATCTTTCCGCGATTGGCCAGGGCCTGCCCGTTGCCAACGATATTGACCGGCTGCCACAGCTTATCGCGCAGACCGGCCGCCTGGTTGTGCAAGCTCCGCCCGGTACCGGTAAGACCACCCTGGTGCCGCCGGCGCTCGCGAATCATTTCGGCAAAGTGCTGGTCACCGCACCTCGACGCGTGGCTGTGCGCGCTGCGGCGCGGCGTTTGGCACAGCTCGATGGCAGTCGTATCGGCGACAAGGTCGGCTTTAGTATCCGCGGCGAACACCACCCAGGCACACACGTGGAATTCATGACCCCGGGCGTACTGCTGCGGCGCCTACTCACCGACCCCGAGCTCACCGGCGTTAACGCCGTAGCTATCGATGAAGTCCACGAGCGCCAATTAGACACCGACCTGGTGCTAGCCATGCTGTTGGAATTAGCAGAGCTTCGCGATGACCTCTCCATCGTCGCCATGTCCGCCACCTTAGATGCGCAGCATTTCGCAAATTTGATGAATGCTTCCGTGCTGGATACCCCGGCGGTGACCTATCCGCTGGATACGCACTACGCCCCGCACCCCGGGCGCGCTGGCTGCACGCGGGAATTTCTCACGCATTTGGCCACGCAGGCACAATTAGCGCGGGAAACGACCGGCCATTCCGTCCTCGTGTTCGTCCCTGGCGTGCGCGAAGTTGAGCAAGTCTGTATGCAGATTCCCGGCGCGCTGCCGCTGCACGGCCGTCTGAGTTCTACCGAACAGGATCAGGCACTCAGGCCTTCCGATACCCCGCGAATCGTGGTCTCCACCTCCATCGCCGAATCCTCCCTGACCGTGCCTGGTGTGCGCGCGGTGATCGATTCCGGCCTTTCACGTGTGCCGCGCCGTGACGCTGCCCGTGGCATGACCGGGCTGGTCACTATTTCCGCTGCGCAATCCACGGTGGATCAGCGCGCAGGTCGTGCCGGGCGTGAAGGACCTGGCACCGTGATCCGTGCTTATTCCCAATCGGATTATCAGCATGCGGCCGCGCACATCACTCCAGAAATAGCGACCTCCGATCTCACTGAGGCCGCACTACTCATTGCAGCCTGGGGTGGCGGGGCGGACTTCCCACTGCCCGACAAACCACCGCATAATGCCTGGATGCAGGCACAGCAGGCACTCACCGACATCGGCGCAGTTCAGGATGGCACGATCACCGCGCTGGGCACCAGGTTGTCCAAACTACCGCTGCATCCGCGCCTTGGCCGCGCGCTGCTCGAATGCGGCCCGCAGGCGGCAGAGACCATCGCGGTTTTATCCGACTCCCCCTCGGGCAATATTGCCACGGCCCAACCACCCCAGCGCGAGGTCAAGCGCCTACGCAGCCTGGTGAAAGGTTCCACTTCTTCCGGCAGCAAGGATCCCGGCGTCATCACCGGTTTGGCCTTTCCGCAGCGCATAGCCAAGAAAGTTTCCGATTCTGACTACCTCTTGGCTTCCGGGACCCGAGCCTGGCTGCCGCCAGAATATAACGCCTTGCGGGCAAGTGAATGGCTCTCAATCGCTGAGGTCAGCGTATCTAAAACCGGCGCGGGCAAGGCAGGCTCAGTCATTCGCGCGGCAGCCACCATTTCCGAACGCGACGCCCTCGACATCATCGGCGTCGAAGAAACTCTTACCGCGACCTTCACCGGCGGCAAGCTGCAGGGCCGCGCGATTAAGCGTTCAGGGGCCATCGAGTTGTCCAGCACGCCAGTTAAGGTTCCACCAGAGCAGGCTTCCGCCGCGCTTGCCGATGGCATCCGCACCGAAGGCCTATCCCTCTTCACCTTTTCTGGCAAGGCACAGTCTTTGCGCGAGCGTTTGAATTTCTTGCATGCGCAGCTTGGTGAACCGTGGCCCGACGTGGAATCCTCTGACCCAGAGTACTGGCTGGGTCCTGAACTCGATGCCATGGCGCATGGCGCCTCGCCCAAGGAAATAGATATGTACCAGGCGCTACAGCGTCTCATGCCCTGGCCCGAGGCGAACTCACTCGAGGACCTCGCGCCCGCACGATTATCAGTGCCGTCTGGTTCGCATCCGCGGATCGACTATTCGACTGGACGCCCCGTCGCCCGGATGAAATTGCAAGAGTGTTTCGGCCTTAGTGAGTCACCTGAATGCGCCGGGGTACGCGTGCAGTTTCATCTGCTCTCCCCTGCTGGAAGACCACTGGCAGTCACCGATGATTTAAAGAGTTTTTGGTCTGGCCCCTATGCCGGAGTACGCGCCGATATGCGCGGGCGTTATCCCAAGCATCCCTGGCCGGAAGATCCGTGGACAGCTCAAGCCACCGCCCGCACCAAGAACCGAATGTAG
- a CDS encoding sugar O-acetyltransferase yields the protein MTKQQNQWEAMVSGQWFMPRTPETTSEQVRGFKLAKQLNDLGNTDPEKAREVIAKLIHPDSGSTMIHAPLNIEFGTNLRCGERVFINFNATILAQAPITLGDDVMIGPNCSLITVGHPVADHQMRREGWEQAKPISIGDNTWLGANVTVFPGVSIGKQCVIGAGTLVTRDIPDNSLVLGSPGKVVRTLDK from the coding sequence ATGACTAAGCAGCAAAATCAGTGGGAAGCCATGGTCTCCGGCCAATGGTTTATGCCTCGTACCCCGGAGACTACGTCCGAGCAGGTACGAGGCTTCAAACTCGCAAAGCAGCTCAATGATTTAGGAAATACGGATCCGGAAAAGGCACGTGAGGTCATCGCCAAGCTGATCCACCCGGATTCGGGCTCCACAATGATTCATGCACCCCTTAATATTGAATTCGGCACCAACCTGCGCTGTGGCGAAAGAGTCTTCATTAACTTTAATGCGACCATTCTGGCGCAAGCACCGATTACCTTGGGCGATGATGTCATGATTGGACCCAACTGCTCACTTATTACGGTTGGGCATCCGGTGGCAGACCATCAGATGCGCCGCGAAGGCTGGGAGCAGGCAAAGCCGATTTCTATTGGGGATAACACCTGGTTAGGGGCGAATGTGACTGTGTTTCCGGGGGTTAGCATCGGTAAGCAATGCGTCATTGGTGCCGGCACGCTGGTCACCCGCGATATTCCTGATAATTCTTTGGTGCTGGGCTCCCCCGGCAAGGTTGTGCGTACGCTCGATAAATAA
- a CDS encoding alpha-ketoglutarate-dependent dioxygenase AlkB family protein — translation MLFHGIERNPSKVKPGVAHVPGWLDTSVQRALVSQLRDEARIMAGTPMAMHKPVLKSGGQMSVFMLHLGHFWDHQTYRYVDRIADTRVRPVPHNLLDIAHRGLQAAADVAEELSPWVDSFRPDMALINFYPPGATMGMHQDAYETTLAPIVSLSIGDEAVFRIGSTEHRNKPWDDIALLSGDLVVFGGPNRQAFHGIPETRPGTLDESCGLTEGRINITFRQVYPR, via the coding sequence ATGTTGTTTCATGGCATCGAGCGCAATCCGTCGAAGGTAAAGCCAGGCGTTGCGCACGTCCCCGGCTGGTTGGATACCTCGGTGCAGCGGGCCTTGGTGAGCCAGCTTCGCGATGAAGCCCGCATCATGGCCGGCACACCCATGGCTATGCACAAGCCGGTGTTGAAATCTGGCGGACAGATGAGCGTATTTATGCTGCACTTAGGTCATTTCTGGGACCATCAGACCTACCGTTACGTGGACCGCATAGCCGACACACGCGTTCGTCCAGTCCCGCACAACCTTCTGGATATAGCGCACCGTGGATTGCAGGCAGCTGCCGATGTCGCCGAAGAACTCTCACCCTGGGTAGATAGCTTTCGTCCCGATATGGCGCTGATTAACTTCTATCCGCCAGGTGCCACGATGGGAATGCACCAAGATGCTTATGAAACTACGCTCGCTCCGATTGTGTCTTTGTCCATCGGTGATGAAGCAGTCTTCCGCATCGGTAGTACTGAGCACCGCAATAAACCGTGGGATGACATCGCCCTGCTCTCAGGCGACCTCGTCGTCTTCGGCGGCCCCAACCGCCAAGCCTTCCACGGCATTCCCGAAACCCGCCCCGGTACCCTCGATGAATCCTGCGGTCTTACAGAAGGCCGCATCAACATCACCTTCCGGCAGGTTTATCCGAGGTAA
- a CDS encoding SDR family oxidoreductase — MSIPESQKVAVVTGASSGIGAASARLLANDDWHVVVAARRKDKLDALAEEIGGTAVELDVTSQESVDALAAQLPRVDLLVNNAGGAKGLEPLTETSIEDWTWMYETNVLGTVRLIQALIKKIEAAPDNSGLIINMGSIAGWSVYEGGSGYNAAKHGVRVISRALRLENHNIRTTEIIPGRVATDFSLVRFEGNEDRAQAVYDGQLNLVADDVAEAVRWVASLPNHVNIDRLELKPRTQS, encoded by the coding sequence ATGAGTATCCCAGAGAGTCAAAAAGTTGCTGTAGTGACCGGAGCATCGTCAGGCATTGGCGCTGCTAGTGCACGTTTGCTGGCTAACGATGACTGGCACGTTGTTGTGGCTGCGCGCCGCAAAGACAAGTTGGATGCATTGGCTGAAGAAATCGGCGGCACTGCCGTTGAATTGGATGTGACCAGCCAAGAATCAGTCGATGCGCTCGCGGCGCAGCTGCCACGCGTGGATCTGCTGGTTAACAACGCTGGTGGTGCCAAAGGACTGGAACCACTGACGGAAACCTCCATTGAGGACTGGACCTGGATGTATGAAACCAACGTCTTGGGCACGGTGCGGTTGATTCAGGCGCTGATTAAGAAGATCGAAGCAGCTCCTGATAACTCCGGGCTGATTATCAACATGGGTTCGATTGCCGGCTGGAGCGTTTACGAGGGCGGATCTGGATACAACGCTGCGAAGCACGGCGTGCGCGTTATTTCGCGTGCGCTGCGGTTAGAAAACCACAATATTCGCACTACAGAAATCATTCCGGGTCGCGTGGCAACGGACTTCTCGCTTGTGCGTTTCGAAGGAAACGAAGACCGCGCTCAGGCTGTCTACGATGGCCAGCTCAACTTGGTTGCTGATGACGTCGCGGAAGCCGTGCGTTGGGTGGCGTCGTTGCCGAATCACGTCAACATCGACAGGCTAGAACTGAAGCCACGCACCCAAAGCTAA
- a CDS encoding LysE family translocator, with protein sequence MAFASLLTLTGVWLAVCIAPGPDVVQVMRVASRSVRAGLWCTAGITAGIAVWLTASLAGMSALIAAHPGLLGLLQLFGGLFLAWMGTQSVRSGVRARRAPSHIVATEDSPAAPVADTEMPAHAFRLGLYTNLSNPKALVFFGAVFAQFIRPEMSIAWTFAVGIWLLALSTAWFVVVTFIVRGFSTWLAKYSPLIDVLAGVIFIILGAVMVYEGIVHLL encoded by the coding sequence GTGGCTTTTGCATCATTACTAACACTTACCGGAGTCTGGCTAGCAGTCTGTATCGCCCCAGGCCCTGACGTAGTTCAAGTGATGCGGGTGGCCTCGCGCTCCGTGCGCGCTGGGCTGTGGTGTACTGCCGGTATTACTGCCGGTATCGCGGTGTGGCTGACTGCATCGCTGGCGGGAATGTCCGCGCTGATTGCTGCGCACCCTGGGCTGCTGGGGTTGTTGCAGCTGTTCGGCGGACTATTTTTGGCGTGGATGGGGACCCAATCGGTACGCTCTGGCGTTCGGGCTCGCCGCGCGCCATCGCATATTGTGGCCACAGAAGACTCTCCAGCAGCACCTGTTGCTGACACAGAAATGCCCGCGCATGCATTTCGCCTGGGGTTATACACCAACTTGTCCAACCCCAAGGCTCTAGTGTTTTTCGGCGCGGTCTTCGCGCAGTTTATCCGGCCCGAAATGTCTATCGCCTGGACGTTTGCAGTTGGGATTTGGCTGTTGGCTTTATCAACGGCGTGGTTTGTAGTCGTGACGTTTATTGTGCGCGGCTTTTCCACTTGGCTAGCGAAGTACTCGCCGCTTATCGATGTCCTCGCTGGAGTAATCTTCATTATTTTGGGAGCGGTGATGGTTTACGAGGGCATTGTCCATCTGCTTTAG
- a CDS encoding YbjQ family protein, protein MIFTTTNNVEGREIDTYIRIIAGETVAGINFLKDIGASFRSITGGRSAGYEEEAVRARESALNELWNRGQEVGADAVVGIAFDYSPMGTSNDMLMVTATGTAVRLKPLQ, encoded by the coding sequence ATGATTTTTACTACCACGAACAACGTTGAAGGCCGCGAAATTGACACCTATATCCGCATCATTGCGGGTGAAACGGTAGCCGGCATTAACTTCCTCAAAGACATTGGTGCCTCTTTCCGTTCCATTACCGGTGGCCGTTCCGCAGGTTATGAAGAAGAAGCAGTCCGTGCCCGTGAATCGGCACTGAATGAACTGTGGAACCGCGGTCAGGAAGTTGGCGCGGATGCCGTGGTAGGCATTGCTTTCGATTACTCGCCGATGGGCACTTCCAATGACATGTTGATGGTCACTGCCACGGGCACTGCGGTCAGGCTCAAGCCATTGCAGTAA
- a CDS encoding MGMT family protein has translation MSEPEDVAQRVLDIAALIPPGNVSTYGEVGKAAGVGPRQVGSIMRQWGSRVSWWRVIKADGTSHDFDRAQAHWEAEGILLRGKAVRMDLCGMDHQDLENIAKQ, from the coding sequence ATGTCGGAACCAGAGGATGTGGCACAGCGCGTGCTTGATATCGCCGCGCTGATTCCCCCAGGCAATGTTTCCACCTATGGGGAAGTCGGCAAAGCCGCAGGGGTAGGCCCACGTCAGGTGGGATCTATCATGCGGCAGTGGGGCTCCCGCGTGAGCTGGTGGCGAGTGATCAAAGCCGATGGTACTTCCCATGACTTTGACCGTGCCCAAGCCCATTGGGAAGCCGAAGGCATCCTATTGCGCGGAAAGGCAGTGCGCATGGATCTGTGCGGAATGGATCATCAGGATCTGGAAAACATCGCTAAGCAATAA
- a CDS encoding RNA-binding S4 domain-containing protein, producing the protein MSDIEVPISGESIKLGQFIKLASLVSTGGEAKAAIAEGAVTINGEVDTRRGASVRAGDRVCIGNICAVVTTADDDDDDYFDEATADDDFDPEKWRNL; encoded by the coding sequence ATGAGCGACATCGAAGTACCGATCTCGGGTGAGTCCATTAAATTAGGTCAGTTCATTAAACTAGCCAGCCTTGTTTCCACAGGTGGGGAAGCCAAAGCTGCGATTGCTGAAGGAGCTGTCACCATCAATGGCGAGGTGGATACTCGCCGCGGTGCGAGTGTGCGCGCTGGCGATAGGGTCTGCATCGGCAACATTTGTGCGGTCGTAACTACGGCTGATGATGACGATGATGACTACTTCGATGAAGCTACCGCCGATGATGATTTTGATCCTGAAAAGTGGAGGAACCTCTAA
- a CDS encoding VOC family protein, producing MPAFMSEVGMPYWIDLTTSNPEKSAKFYREVLGWEVTAETDEYRIGRMQGLPIGGFIPQPADSTMPDTWVTYFRAGNLEKECQRAEELGGRVLSGPQQVELGQMALLSDVTGALFGLIEPKNSEQFVAAGEPGLPVWHEMTATKDFAQALDFYGELLNWEIRTQSTTGSEKPEDADYATAEEEGAPFAGLWNAQGKFPPQVGGFWQTYLGVRNMEQAIKSAIECGGEVIREPWLSTFGLMALVADATGATITLTEVEDAPEDDVTESDDILGLDV from the coding sequence ATGCCCGCATTTATGTCAGAAGTAGGCATGCCCTACTGGATTGATCTCACCACCTCGAACCCAGAAAAGTCCGCGAAATTCTACCGCGAGGTTTTGGGCTGGGAAGTCACCGCGGAAACTGATGAATACCGCATCGGCCGCATGCAGGGTCTTCCCATCGGTGGTTTTATCCCGCAGCCAGCTGATTCCACCATGCCAGATACGTGGGTGACCTACTTCCGCGCCGGCAACTTAGAGAAGGAATGCCAACGCGCCGAAGAACTTGGCGGTCGCGTACTTTCGGGTCCACAACAGGTAGAGCTGGGGCAGATGGCATTGCTTAGCGATGTCACCGGTGCCCTATTCGGGCTGATTGAGCCAAAGAATAGCGAGCAATTCGTTGCCGCCGGCGAGCCAGGTCTGCCGGTGTGGCACGAGATGACGGCGACGAAAGACTTTGCGCAAGCACTGGATTTCTACGGTGAGCTGTTGAACTGGGAGATCCGGACCCAGTCCACCACCGGTTCGGAGAAGCCTGAAGATGCTGATTATGCAACCGCGGAAGAAGAAGGCGCACCTTTCGCAGGCCTGTGGAATGCTCAGGGCAAGTTCCCACCGCAGGTCGGAGGATTTTGGCAGACCTACTTGGGCGTACGGAATATGGAGCAGGCTATTAAGTCCGCTATTGAATGCGGCGGCGAAGTCATCCGCGAGCCATGGCTGTCGACCTTCGGGCTGATGGCCCTGGTTGCAGATGCCACCGGCGCTACTATCACTTTGACTGAGGTTGAGGACGCTCCGGAAGATGATGTCACTGAGTCTGATGACATTTTAGGTCTGGACGTGTAA
- a CDS encoding PrsW family intramembrane metalloprotease: MSKFFYILTIISMVVGGCVAGFMFLTAILMSPGLGVISLMLTAVYFAIVIFLLSRLPFWPKKKPGQSRLWVHAALLWGGGVSILLSLPMGTPLIEIFAYTSSHSSAASWAGAYPEEIVKALGVVIICLAFTQLSRPWHGLLVGAVIGLGFETVENVLYGASGAQLHPDSDWLGFWQSWGLRVLAGPGIHIMCTAIAGWGIGWALFAANESRLWRIRMVIGWWLVAFAIHFAWNYDLVALTPMVIKVLIIMVAMYYIFARLCIVSTKLYREDVGHSYTSEIITRPDLKCHQTQ; the protein is encoded by the coding sequence ATGAGTAAATTTTTCTACATTCTGACCATCATCAGCATGGTGGTGGGCGGCTGCGTTGCTGGATTTATGTTTTTAACGGCGATTTTAATGTCACCAGGACTCGGCGTAATCAGCCTGATGTTGACCGCTGTGTATTTCGCCATCGTGATCTTTTTACTCTCTAGGCTGCCGTTTTGGCCGAAGAAAAAACCTGGGCAATCACGGCTGTGGGTTCATGCTGCCCTATTGTGGGGCGGAGGAGTTTCGATCCTGCTCAGCCTTCCGATGGGCACTCCGCTCATCGAAATTTTTGCGTATACATCCAGCCACTCCTCCGCTGCGTCTTGGGCCGGCGCTTATCCGGAAGAAATTGTAAAAGCACTGGGCGTAGTAATTATCTGCCTGGCTTTTACGCAGCTTTCCCGCCCTTGGCATGGCCTTTTAGTAGGTGCGGTCATCGGCTTGGGTTTTGAGACAGTAGAAAATGTTCTCTACGGCGCAAGTGGCGCACAGCTACACCCAGACTCTGATTGGCTAGGCTTTTGGCAATCATGGGGGTTGCGTGTGCTCGCAGGACCGGGTATTCACATCATGTGCACCGCTATTGCCGGTTGGGGCATCGGCTGGGCGCTCTTTGCTGCGAATGAATCCCGCTTATGGCGCATTCGCATGGTCATTGGCTGGTGGCTAGTGGCCTTTGCCATTCACTTCGCGTGGAATTATGACCTCGTTGCGCTAACGCCAATGGTCATTAAGGTGCTCATCATCATGGTCGCGATGTACTACATCTTTGCGCGCCTATGCATCGTCAGCACTAAGCTCTACCGCGAAGATGTAGGACATAGCTATACCTCTGAGATAATTACACGTCCAGACCTAAAATGTCATCAGACTCAGTGA
- a CDS encoding Na+/H+ antiporter NhaC family protein, protein MVESFPILTILPPLVAIIMVIATRKVLASLASGVILSILLITNFHPVESLKLLFSSVLELFWADGAPNWYNILILAFLLELGAITAIVLMSGGTQAFSNWARKRVKKRRDSQILTVILGMVIFIDDYFNALAVGQISRPISDQHKVSRAKLAYLVDSSSAPTVVLVPLSSWGASIIGIMAPILAASALTMSEMEVFLRSAAMNFYAIAAIILLWVVVLWQLDFGSMRREEQRAASGKGVLADKDDVPGQITDNLPTHDRGTIRALAVPFAVLVVGVISGMYLTGARAADSWSALDAMANADVAMALNIGGIAGLLIALTYCIRYTRHDEKFTAGVITRGSLEGAKSMLPAIYILLLAWMLGSLISELGTGAYFASIVTGLSVTPIWLVPVLFLIAAGMAFATGTSWGSFGILLPLAGEIMNAAAPDGTLLIPAFGAVLAGSVWGDHSSPISDTTILSSTGAGCSVATHVNTQLPYAFVGAAAALTGYILFAITSSALVGFVSMIIGLGIIVVMLKSRNRLTVEEVAAEA, encoded by the coding sequence ATGGTCGAATCATTTCCTATTTTGACAATATTGCCGCCGCTAGTAGCGATTATCATGGTGATTGCTACCCGCAAGGTCTTAGCGTCACTGGCCTCCGGCGTGATCTTAAGTATCTTGCTGATCACAAATTTTCACCCAGTAGAAAGCCTGAAATTACTCTTTTCCAGCGTTCTGGAGCTGTTCTGGGCTGATGGTGCACCGAACTGGTACAACATTCTGATTCTCGCTTTCCTTTTGGAACTGGGTGCTATTACCGCCATTGTATTAATGTCGGGCGGCACCCAGGCCTTTTCCAATTGGGCTCGAAAGCGCGTGAAAAAACGCCGCGATTCTCAAATTCTCACGGTTATTTTGGGCATGGTCATCTTCATCGATGACTACTTCAATGCCCTTGCTGTGGGCCAAATTTCCCGCCCCATTTCCGATCAACACAAAGTTTCACGCGCAAAGTTGGCCTATCTCGTGGACTCGAGTTCTGCACCGACGGTGGTACTCGTTCCGCTTTCGAGCTGGGGGGCTTCGATCATTGGAATCATGGCTCCAATCCTCGCGGCCTCTGCGCTGACGATGAGTGAGATGGAAGTCTTCTTGCGCTCGGCGGCCATGAACTTCTATGCCATCGCAGCAATTATCTTGCTCTGGGTTGTTGTGTTGTGGCAACTTGACTTCGGTTCCATGCGCCGCGAAGAACAACGCGCGGCGTCGGGCAAAGGTGTGCTAGCTGACAAAGATGACGTGCCGGGACAGATCACCGACAACTTACCAACTCATGACCGAGGCACTATCCGAGCGCTGGCAGTTCCTTTCGCTGTCCTTGTCGTAGGAGTTATCTCCGGAATGTACCTCACCGGGGCCCGCGCCGCAGATTCATGGTCGGCACTAGACGCCATGGCTAATGCGGATGTTGCGATGGCGTTAAATATCGGCGGCATTGCAGGTCTGCTCATCGCCCTTACTTATTGCATCCGGTATACACGTCACGATGAAAAATTCACCGCTGGTGTTATTACCCGCGGTTCCTTGGAGGGCGCGAAATCCATGTTGCCGGCCATCTACATACTATTGCTGGCCTGGATGCTGGGATCCTTAATTAGCGAGCTAGGCACGGGTGCGTACTTCGCCAGCATCGTCACCGGCTTGTCTGTCACCCCAATCTGGTTAGTTCCAGTCTTATTCCTCATCGCCGCTGGCATGGCGTTTGCCACCGGCACCTCTTGGGGTTCCTTTGGCATCTTGCTGCCACTGGCTGGTGAAATCATGAATGCCGCTGCTCCCGATGGAACTTTGCTCATCCCAGCCTTCGGCGCGGTCCTTGCCGGTTCCGTGTGGGGTGACCATTCCTCTCCTATTTCCGACACCACCATTTTGTCATCCACCGGTGCCGGCTGTTCTGTCGCTACCCACGTCAATACTCAGTTGCCTTATGCCTTTGTGGGCGCTGCGGCAGCTTTGACCGGATATATACTTTTCGCCATCACTTCCTCTGCTCTCGTTGGCTTTGTGAGCATGATTATTGGGTTAGGAATCATCGTTGTCATGTTGAAATCGCGCAATCGATTAACTGTTGAGGAAGTAGCGGCCGAAGCATAG